One part of the Actinotignum schaalii genome encodes these proteins:
- a CDS encoding phosphotransferase, with protein MTTSPLYLAALAVGALGVEIVSTRQPFVETEDFVSGCVLDSQGRHWMVKVPQNGTAATSLEAEAALAPQLLEELRAGRLPFDIMRPAGFVDADTGGRAVVYPEPFGRALVFEALGEEEVREMGRTLAAIHSIDRDVVARSGLPVYTAEQWRARVRAELEAADQETSLPTILRQRWMDVLDSDEVWDFEETVVHGDVASDNFLWSNGSVASVLGFGEAHVGDPARDLAAMLVLDDEQWPSFITSYENARSVELREADYTRIIFTSEFAIIRWLMYGIRTGSMDIRNDAVQMLGALAEDVREAPDLLPAPPASEPAFTDSASDAAASGAEELTGETAVTAPDWADPHEAEFPPR; from the coding sequence GTGACTACTTCTCCGCTCTATCTTGCTGCGCTTGCCGTCGGGGCTCTCGGCGTCGAGATTGTCTCCACGCGCCAACCGTTTGTGGAGACGGAAGATTTTGTTTCCGGGTGCGTCCTTGATTCTCAGGGGCGCCACTGGATGGTCAAAGTTCCTCAGAATGGCACGGCGGCGACGTCGTTAGAAGCCGAGGCAGCTCTGGCTCCCCAGCTTTTGGAGGAATTGCGGGCCGGGCGCCTGCCTTTCGATATTATGCGGCCGGCCGGTTTTGTTGATGCTGATACCGGGGGTCGCGCGGTGGTCTACCCGGAGCCTTTTGGGCGGGCGCTGGTTTTCGAAGCTCTCGGTGAGGAAGAAGTGCGGGAAATGGGCCGCACGCTTGCCGCGATTCACAGCATTGATCGGGATGTGGTGGCTCGTTCCGGGTTGCCTGTCTATACGGCTGAGCAGTGGCGCGCGCGGGTGCGGGCCGAACTGGAGGCAGCCGATCAGGAAACCTCCCTTCCCACGATTTTGCGCCAGCGCTGGATGGATGTGCTGGATAGTGACGAGGTGTGGGATTTCGAGGAAACGGTTGTCCACGGTGATGTGGCTTCCGATAATTTCTTGTGGTCGAATGGCTCGGTTGCGAGCGTGCTCGGTTTCGGTGAGGCACACGTGGGTGACCCGGCCCGCGATTTAGCGGCAATGCTTGTTCTTGATGATGAACAGTGGCCGAGTTTTATTACTTCCTATGAGAATGCGCGCTCGGTTGAACTGAGGGAAGCGGATTACACCCGTATTATTTTCACGTCGGAGTTCGCGATTATTCGCTGGCTCATGTACGGGATTCGTACGGGCAGCATGGACATTAGGAACGACGCCGTCCAGATGCTCGGCGCGCTGGCCGAGGACGTACGTGAGGCCCCGGATTTGCTCCCAGCGCCCCCGGCATCGGAGCCGGCTTTCACTGACAGTGCTTCCGATGCCGCGGCGAGCGGCGCGGAGGAGCTGACCGGGGAGACAGCGGTTACTGCTCCTGATTGGGCAGACCCGCACGAAGCAGAATTTCCTCCTCGCTGA
- a CDS encoding ATP-dependent DNA helicase, translated as MTPTPHEYLEAQAPVEPDAALDRILAGQEHPPTAEQRRVITSTAPAILVVAGAGSGKTKTMVDRIAYHLACGNVSPDEVLGLTFTRKAAGELAERVNTSLEKLGLLAPEGSNAGSTMRRPVISTYNSFANDIAGAYGMLVGADPTARLITDAERVQLMDQVVSALPSSASTAVLAERSRSSLINDALTFAQGILTNGVELEEARAFLTAQDHALETLCADSTRIMSARCWYPDASKKFTNLKGGAAVPKQQQVVLGLVESYLQLKKELNVTEFADQVAIAGRIMTRYPQIAKEISSRYRLILLDEYQDTDENQAQFLLSALTAKRDGFLSITAVGDPNQAIYGWRGASAAALTNFARHTTRIFGHVEKLQLSTAFRNDRAVLAAGNAVAAPLERDTFLREDRDHPNFPPEFRPAPTSAGQAGSAGDSADIAPLRLRERPGAGAGRVSEIRTLLREDSYRSIARHILAVRERVAAENKERRARGEAPRGAEIAVLCRKRSYIDMMAAALRELNSQLARESAAHPGGTTPQPLAFEIVGGESLVARPEIITLRAALGLAANPARGDLLARLLAHWNIGVADIRALSRWARRYAAVAVTKVDSDVRASFINDDAAPGRGGEPGAAGASATAQPLLNSRDEANLGEALHALMLVASTPSTPGEHADVAELEGTGEAELRQAARSARAEFSGIGWERLRRLNATLASLRSGLHNSLGDQVDRAVHLLGLDTAAATRSEGGQRVRTSIDQFISLARTYEHGDSQRGMREFVEWLDVVETEEHGGEEESGADIPRVESAVDVTPGVIQLMTVHAAKGLEWRDLVVVPELVKGQFSEVTEGVKAWPRNTGMFPYPLRTDYPYLPQFTLAGARNLDKITVANTYARFLDELAYHESEEMRRLAYVAFTRSTRELLLAGYCFQDDKDVSGRVQKAEKQAKKNAVETTADGSDNALGVEARQPSCFLSAVREAAARGELVLAASPATVSSVQLPEGFPDIAPDSLSVDELVDIFGEYVVYPPALEPVPHYFEAPDLLAWPRDLARSLPIEAETLDADQRAELSQVIGRLIARKQQAETAEYTEAGGHYTATELVYRAEHREEYLLNKRRPVPRQPSRAARLGTILHEKIADSYASAAVLDIDSEDPFEHDPVLSAEEIACMYENYEASEWASYPPLAIEQQLGVVIGGHVVHCALDAVFDTSQVPGRAPVTIVDWKSGRRPYGETKAARELQLALYRLAWSRAHGVPLADIDASFVYLRGNRAEELRAGKLSEEEILLRAGLPNQEQ; from the coding sequence ATACCAGCCTGGAAAAACTTGGTCTCCTCGCCCCGGAAGGAAGCAACGCGGGAAGCACCATGCGCCGGCCCGTCATATCCACCTACAACTCTTTCGCCAACGACATCGCCGGAGCCTACGGCATGCTGGTCGGAGCCGATCCCACCGCCCGCCTCATCACGGATGCCGAACGCGTCCAGCTCATGGACCAGGTCGTCAGCGCCCTGCCCAGCAGCGCTAGTACCGCGGTCCTGGCCGAACGCAGCCGGTCCAGTCTCATTAATGATGCCCTCACCTTCGCCCAAGGAATCCTCACCAACGGCGTGGAGCTAGAAGAAGCCCGCGCTTTCCTCACCGCCCAAGATCACGCCCTGGAAACGCTATGTGCCGACTCAACACGCATCATGAGCGCACGCTGCTGGTACCCGGATGCCTCCAAGAAATTCACCAATTTGAAAGGGGGAGCGGCAGTACCCAAACAGCAACAGGTCGTGCTCGGGCTAGTGGAGTCCTACCTGCAGCTCAAAAAAGAACTCAACGTCACCGAATTCGCCGACCAGGTCGCCATCGCCGGGCGCATCATGACCCGGTATCCCCAAATCGCCAAGGAAATCTCCTCCCGGTATCGCCTCATCCTGCTCGACGAATACCAAGACACCGACGAAAACCAAGCACAATTCCTCCTCAGCGCCCTCACCGCGAAACGAGACGGCTTCCTATCCATCACCGCGGTAGGCGACCCGAACCAGGCCATTTACGGGTGGCGAGGCGCCAGCGCCGCCGCCCTCACCAACTTCGCACGCCACACCACCCGGATTTTCGGGCACGTAGAGAAACTCCAGCTCTCCACCGCTTTCCGTAATGATCGGGCTGTGCTCGCGGCAGGCAACGCCGTCGCCGCTCCCCTGGAAAGAGACACGTTCCTACGCGAAGATCGCGACCACCCGAATTTCCCACCCGAATTCAGGCCCGCCCCAACAAGCGCGGGACAGGCGGGGAGCGCGGGGGATAGTGCCGATATCGCGCCGCTGAGGTTGCGTGAACGCCCCGGAGCGGGAGCCGGGCGCGTCAGCGAAATCCGTACCCTCCTTCGCGAAGACTCCTACCGGAGTATCGCCCGGCATATCCTCGCGGTACGCGAACGCGTGGCCGCGGAAAACAAAGAGCGGCGCGCTCGCGGTGAAGCACCGCGCGGGGCCGAGATCGCCGTCCTGTGCCGCAAACGCTCCTATATCGATATGATGGCCGCCGCACTGCGCGAACTCAACAGCCAGCTCGCCAGGGAATCTGCCGCTCACCCTGGAGGCACCACGCCTCAGCCCCTCGCCTTTGAGATCGTGGGCGGAGAATCGCTGGTGGCGCGCCCGGAAATCATTACCCTGCGGGCCGCCCTCGGCCTGGCCGCCAACCCGGCCCGCGGCGACCTCCTCGCGCGCCTACTTGCCCACTGGAATATTGGGGTGGCGGATATCCGCGCGCTCTCGCGCTGGGCGCGTCGCTACGCGGCCGTGGCGGTCACCAAAGTCGATAGCGACGTGCGTGCCAGTTTTATTAACGACGACGCCGCACCCGGCCGCGGGGGAGAGCCTGGCGCCGCGGGTGCATCGGCCACCGCGCAACCCCTTCTCAACAGCCGTGACGAAGCCAATCTGGGCGAGGCACTCCACGCGCTTATGCTCGTGGCAAGCACCCCAAGCACCCCTGGTGAGCACGCGGATGTGGCGGAGCTGGAGGGAACGGGCGAAGCTGAGCTCAGGCAAGCAGCCCGATCCGCGCGCGCCGAATTCTCCGGCATTGGCTGGGAACGTTTGCGACGCTTGAATGCCACCCTCGCGTCCTTACGTTCCGGTTTGCATAACTCTTTGGGGGATCAGGTTGACCGGGCCGTTCACCTGCTCGGCCTCGATACCGCGGCCGCTACCCGCAGTGAAGGTGGGCAACGGGTTCGTACCTCCATCGACCAATTCATCTCCCTGGCCCGCACCTATGAGCACGGTGATAGCCAGCGCGGTATGCGCGAATTCGTGGAATGGCTCGATGTGGTGGAAACAGAAGAGCACGGTGGGGAAGAAGAATCCGGGGCAGATATTCCGCGGGTGGAGAGCGCGGTCGATGTTACCCCCGGGGTTATCCAATTGATGACCGTTCATGCTGCCAAAGGTTTGGAATGGCGTGACCTCGTCGTCGTACCTGAACTCGTGAAAGGCCAGTTCTCCGAAGTGACAGAAGGAGTGAAAGCCTGGCCGCGCAATACCGGTATGTTCCCGTACCCCCTGCGTACCGACTATCCGTACCTGCCCCAATTCACACTGGCCGGTGCGCGCAATCTCGACAAAATCACCGTCGCGAACACCTACGCGCGGTTCCTCGACGAATTGGCGTACCACGAAAGCGAAGAAATGCGACGCCTCGCCTACGTGGCCTTTACTCGTTCCACTCGGGAGCTCCTGCTGGCCGGATACTGTTTCCAAGACGATAAAGATGTGTCCGGCCGGGTACAGAAAGCAGAAAAGCAAGCGAAGAAAAACGCTGTCGAAACCACGGCAGATGGGAGTGATAACGCACTCGGCGTTGAAGCTCGGCAGCCCTCGTGTTTCTTGAGCGCGGTGCGGGAAGCTGCCGCCCGCGGGGAGCTGGTGCTGGCTGCCTCGCCTGCCACGGTTTCCTCCGTGCAGCTGCCGGAAGGATTCCCGGATATTGCACCGGACAGCTTGAGTGTGGATGAGCTCGTCGACATCTTCGGGGAATACGTTGTGTACCCGCCGGCCCTCGAACCGGTACCGCATTATTTCGAAGCGCCCGATCTGCTTGCCTGGCCGCGTGACCTGGCCCGCAGTCTCCCCATCGAAGCGGAAACTCTCGATGCTGACCAGCGCGCCGAACTCTCTCAGGTCATCGGCCGGCTTATCGCACGCAAACAGCAAGCCGAAACAGCCGAGTACACCGAGGCTGGCGGGCATTACACCGCCACCGAGCTGGTTTACCGGGCTGAACACCGCGAAGAATACCTGCTCAATAAACGCCGCCCGGTTCCCCGCCAGCCCTCGCGAGCTGCACGTTTGGGGACGATTCTGCACGAAAAAATCGCTGATAGTTACGCGAGCGCCGCCGTGCTTGATATTGATAGCGAGGATCCCTTCGAGCATGATCCGGTTCTCAGCGCGGAAGAAATCGCGTGTATGTATGAGAATTACGAAGCGTCCGAATGGGCCAGCTATCCGCCCCTCGCCATTGAACAGCAACTCGGCGTGGTCATCGGAGGGCACGTTGTCCACTGTGCACTCGACGCTGTTTTCGACACTTCACAGGTACCCGGGCGTGCCCCGGTGACTATCGTGGACTGGAAATCTGGGCGGCGCCCCTACGGGGAAACGAAAGCTGCTCGGGAGCTCCAGCTTGCCCTCTACCGGCTTGCCTGGTCTCGGGCGCACGGTGTTCCTCTCGCGGATATTGATGCCTCTTTCGTCTACCTGCGGGGAAATCGGGCTGAAGAATTACGGGCTGGAAAGCTCAGCGAGGAGGAAATTCTGCTTCGTGCGGGTCTGCCCAATCAGGAGCAGTAA